The nucleotide window GTTCAACTACGGAGGTTAATGACACCAGAAACTTTGAAAAAGGAGGAAAATCATGCCTAAAAACACAACACCAACCATTCCCAAATATGATGTGAAAACTCACTCCATCCGCCCAGAGGGAAGTTGCAAGGCCACCGCTTCGTTCAATGTTTACGGCGATTTTGTCGTGCGGGGCATCAAGGTCATGGAG belongs to Deltaproteobacteria bacterium and includes:
- a CDS encoding SpoVG family protein, which gives rise to MPKNTTPTIPKYDVKTHSIRPEGSCKATASFNVYGDFVVRGIKVME